A window from Mus caroli chromosome 2, CAROLI_EIJ_v1.1, whole genome shotgun sequence encodes these proteins:
- the LOC110289632 gene encoding olfactory receptor 1030-like: MLKKNYTAVTEFVLLGLTDRAELQPVLFVVFLLIYLITVVGNVSMIFLIRSDSKLHTPMYFFLSHLSFVDLCYATNVTPQMLVNFLSKRKTISFIGCFIQFHFFIALVITDYYMLTVMAYDRYMAICKPLLYTSKMSRSVCLSLVAAPYIYGFANGLAQTILMLRLTFCGPNEINHFYCADPPLMVLACSDTYVKETAMFVVAGSNLTCSLTIILISYIFIFTAILRIRSAEGRRKAFSTCGSHLIAVTVFYGTLFCMYLRPPSEKSVEQGKIVAVFYIFVSPMLNPLIYSLRNKDVKSAIRKVVKKEVFLK; encoded by the coding sequence atgttaaagaaaaactACACAGCAGTGACTGAGTTTGTTTTGCTGGGATTGACAGATCGAGCAGAGCTTCAGCCTGTGCTCTTTGTGGTATTCCTACTCATCTACCTCATCACAGTGGTTGGTAACGTGAGCATGATCTTCTTAATCAGAAGTGACAGCAAGcttcacacacccatgtacttcttcctcagccatctctcctttGTAGATCTCTGTTATGCCACCAATGTCACTCCTCAGATGTTGGTTAACTTTTTATCAAAGAGAAAAACCATTTCCTTCATAGGCTGCTTCATACAGTTTCACTTTTTTATTGCCTTGGTGATCACAGATTACTATATGCTCACAGTGATGGCTTATGATCGCTATATGGCCATCTGCAAGCCCTTGTTATACACAAGCAAAATGTCCAGAAGCGTCTGCCTCTCGCTCGTAGCTGCACCATACATTTATGGATTTGCAAATGGCCTGGCACAGACCATTCTGATGCTTCGTTTAACCTTCTGTGGGCCCAATGAGATCAATCACTTCTACTGTGCAGACCCACCACTCATGGTCCTTGCTTGCTCAGATACTTACGTTAAAGAAACTGCTATGTTTGTGGTGGCAGGATCCAACCTCACTTGTTCTCTCACCATCATCCTCATCtcctacatttttatatttacagcCATCCTGCGAATCCGTTCTGCAGAAGGGAGGCGCAAGGCCTTCTCTACTTGTGGATCCCATCTGATAGCTGTCACTGTGTTTTATGGGACTTTGTTTTGTATGTACCTCAGGCCTCCTTCTGAGAAGTCTGTAGAGCAGGGGAAAATTGTGGCTGTCTTTTATATCTTTGTAAGCCCTATGTTGAATCCCTTGATCTATAGCCTCAGAAACAAAGATGTGAAAAGTGCAATAAGGAAAGTTGTTAAGAAGGAAGTATTCTTGAAGTAA
- the LOC110289659 gene encoding olfactory receptor 1030-like, producing the protein MLKKNFTTVTEFIFLGLTDRAELQPVLFVVFLLIYLITVVGNVSMIFLIRSDSKLHTPMYFFLSHLSFVDLCYATTVAPQMLVNFLSKRKTISFIGCIIQFHFFIALVITDYYMLAVMAYDRYVAICKPLLYTSKMSRGVCLFLVATQYIYGFVNGLIQTILMLRLTFCGPNEINHFYCADPPLMVLACSDTYVKKTAMFVVAGSNLTCSLIIILISYIFIFTAILRIRSAEGRRKAFSTCGSHLTAVTIFYGTLFCMHLRPPSETSVEQGKIVAVFYIFVSPMLNPFIYSLRNKDVKNAIRKVIQK; encoded by the coding sequence ATGTTAAAGAAAAACTTTACAACAGTTACAGAGTTTATTTTCCTAGGATTGACGGATCGAGCAGAGCTTCAGCCTGTGCTCTTTGTGGTATTCCTACTCATCTACCTCATCACAGTGGTTGGTAACGTGAGCATGATCTTCTTAATCAGAAGTGACAGCAAGcttcacacacccatgtacttcttcctcagccatctctcctttGTAGATCTCTGTTATGCCACCACTGTTGCCCCTCAGATGTTGGTTAACTTTTTATCCAAGAGGAAAACCATTTCTTTTATTGGCTGCATCATTCAATTCCACTTTTTTATTGCTCTGGTGATCACAGACTACTATATGCTTGCAGTTATGGCTTATGATCgttatgtggccatctgcaagcCCTTGTTATATACTAGTAAAATGTCCCGAGGAGTCTGTCTCTTTCTTGTGGCCACACAGTACATTTACGGCTTTGTAAATGGTTTAATACAGACCATTCTGATGCTTCGTTTAACCTTTTGTGGACCCAATGAGATCAATCACTTCTACTGTGCAGACCCACCACTCATGGTCCTTGCTTGCTCAGACACCTATGTGAAAAAAACTGCCATGTTTGTGGTGGCAGGATCCAACCTCACCTGTTCtctcatcatcatcctcatctcctacattttcatttttacagcCATTCTGCGGATCCGTTCTGCAGAGGGAAGGCGCAAGGCCTTCTCTACTTGTGGGTCCCACCTGACAGCTGTTACCATCTTTTATGGAACATTGTTCTGCATGCACCTCAGGCCCCCCTCTGAGACATCTGTAGAACAAGGGAAAATTGTGGCTGTCTTTTATATCTTTGTAAGTCCTATGTTAAACCCATTCATCTATAGTCTAAGGAATAAAGATGTGAAAAATGCAATAAGGAAAGTGATCCAGAAATGA
- the LOC110306409 gene encoding olfactory receptor 5M11-like yields the protein MPHSNSTKITEFILLGLTDRPELQPLLFVLFLFVYIVTVLGNMGMMALIRLDSRLHKPMYFFLSNLAFVDLCYTSTATPQMLTNFLSDKKTISFIGCFIQCYLFIALLLTEFYMLAAMAYDLSYAFIIAAILRIKSAEGRRKAFSTCGSHMMAVTLFYGTLFCMYVRPPTDKTVEESKIIAVFYTFVSPLLNPLIYSLRNKDVKQALKTILRQNVIRTVLMPPPSNKLQQ from the exons ATGCCCCACTCAAACAGCACTAAAATCACCGAATTCATTTTACTGGGGCTCACAGATCGCCCAGAACTCCAgcctcttctctttgtcctgtttctgtttgtttatattgttacAGTCTTAGGTAACATGGGCATGATGGCTCTGATTAGACTGGATTCCCGCCTTCACAAGcctatgtacttcttcctcagtaACTTGGCATTTGTGGATCTGTGTTATACCTCAACAGCCACCCCACAGATGTTGACCAATTTCTTATCAGACAAGAAGACAATTTCCTTCATTGGCTGCTTTATCCAGTGCTACCTTTTCATTGCCCTTCTCCTTACAGAGTTTTATATGCTGGCAGCCATGGCCTATGACC TGTCCTATGCCTTCATTATTGCTGCTATCTTAAGGATCAAATCAGCTGAAGGAAGGCGCAAGGCATTCTCTACTTGTGGTTCCCACATGATGGCTGTCACATTGTTTTATGGGACTCtcttctgcatgtatgtaagaCCACCTACAGACAAGACTGTTGAAGAATCCAAAATAATAGCTGTCTTCTACACCTTTGTGAGTCCTCTGCTGAATCCATTGATCTACAGTCTGAGGAATAAAGATGTAAAGCAGGCCTTGAAAACAATACTCAGGCAAAATGTTATCAGGACAGTATTGATGCCTCCACCTTCCAACAAACTGCAACAATAA